The following coding sequences are from one Virgibacillus necropolis window:
- the lpdA gene encoding dihydrolipoyl dehydrogenase has translation MDKFDLAIIGGGPGGYVAAIRAAKEGLSVALVEGRDLGGTCLNRGCIPSKTLLKHAEVLEQIKDSRSFGITVNDVSYSIEEMVSRKNNVINQLQNGIKGLLKQNKITVYQGYGYVDANKTVTIKSDRDTQQINADNVILANGSKPFVPELPGLREVDYYTSDTIFDITEVPDRMVIVGGGVIGLEIACIFNAFDTKVEIVEMADRILPSEDAEASDFLAKQLTGKGITIHTATKITGFKKGSGESVVEVQKEGKASTTFETDAILVSVGRSPNLTGIEDLPVKMNGKFVDVNQNMKTSIPGIYAIGDLVGGFQLAHVASDEGIKAVNQIAGNPTKVNGEIPRCVYTFPEIASVGLSEDEAKKRGYEVSTKKVDLAGNGKAIASGENSGFMKLTADKKYGEVLGVVMVGSHVTEMISQATAFMHLEGTVDEIENMIFPHPTVSESLFESASAWLGKGIHA, from the coding sequence ATGGATAAATTTGATCTTGCCATAATTGGTGGAGGTCCCGGTGGCTATGTAGCAGCTATTCGAGCAGCAAAAGAAGGATTATCTGTGGCATTAGTCGAAGGACGAGACTTAGGTGGCACATGCTTAAACAGAGGATGTATTCCGTCAAAGACATTGTTGAAGCATGCAGAGGTACTTGAACAAATTAAAGATTCTAGGAGCTTTGGAATAACTGTTAATGATGTTTCCTATTCGATAGAAGAGATGGTAAGTAGGAAAAATAACGTTATTAATCAGCTACAGAATGGTATAAAAGGATTGCTGAAGCAAAATAAAATTACTGTTTATCAAGGGTATGGATATGTTGATGCCAATAAAACAGTTACCATTAAGTCTGATAGGGATACGCAACAGATAAATGCGGATAATGTTATTTTGGCGAATGGGTCGAAGCCATTTGTACCGGAACTGCCAGGATTACGAGAGGTTGACTATTATACCAGTGATACGATTTTTGATATTACGGAAGTGCCTGACCGTATGGTAATTGTTGGTGGGGGAGTAATTGGTTTAGAAATAGCCTGTATATTTAACGCCTTCGATACAAAGGTGGAAATTGTTGAGATGGCAGATCGGATACTGCCAAGTGAGGACGCGGAGGCTAGTGATTTCTTAGCAAAACAATTGACTGGAAAAGGTATTACTATTCATACGGCTACGAAAATAACCGGGTTTAAAAAAGGGAGCGGTGAATCGGTAGTCGAAGTTCAAAAAGAAGGAAAAGCTTCGACAACTTTTGAAACAGATGCAATTTTGGTATCTGTGGGGAGGTCACCAAACCTTACTGGTATAGAAGATCTGCCTGTTAAAATGAATGGTAAATTTGTTGATGTAAATCAAAATATGAAAACCTCTATTCCTGGCATCTATGCGATTGGTGATTTAGTCGGTGGTTTTCAACTGGCACACGTTGCAAGTGATGAAGGGATTAAAGCAGTTAATCAGATTGCAGGAAATCCTACTAAAGTTAATGGAGAGATTCCAAGGTGTGTCTACACGTTTCCTGAGATTGCTAGTGTCGGTCTATCGGAGGATGAGGCAAAAAAGCGAGGATATGAGGTTAGTACCAAAAAGGTGGACCTTGCAGGAAATGGTAAAGCTATAGCATCTGGAGAGAATAGTGGATTTATGAAATTAACTGCTGACAAAAAGTACGGGGAAGTGCTGGGTGTAGTGATGGTTGGTTCACATGTAACAGAAATGATCAGCCAAGCAACCGCCTTTATGCATTTGGAGGGAACCGTGGATGAAATAGAAAACATGATTTTCCCACATCCAACTGTATCAGAATCTTTATTTGAATCAGCAAG